The genomic segment AGGACAGACTCTGCCCGCCTGGCTGCGGGAGACGCGGCGTGAGGGGCACTACACCGAGTACATGGGGCGCGTGCTGACCTACATGGGGGAGCAGGGCGTGCGGGAGGAAGGTTTCCGCGCTGTTATCGAGAAGATTCCCGCCTCCCCGGGTATCATGAGCCTCTTCCAGTTCCTGAAGGCCAACCAGGACCTGTTTGAGATGGTCTTGATCTCCGACGCCAACTCCTACGTGATCGAGACCTGGCTGAGCGCGGCCGGGCTGCGCCCGCTGTTCCACTGCATCCTCACCAACCCCGCCTCCTTCAACTCCCGCGGCTACCTCTCCCTGCAGCCCTGCCACTCGCACGCCTGCCCGCGCTGCCCCGCCAACATGTGCAAGCGCAAGCTCCTGGGGGAGTACCTGGCACAGCGGGTGGAGGAGCGCGGCGGCCGGCCCTTCGACAGGCTGTTCTACGCGGGCGATGGGGCCAATGATTTCTGCCCCTCGGTGCTGCTGGGTCCTGCGGACACGGCCTTCCCCCGCCACGACTACCCCATGCACCGGCTGGTCAGGGAGATGCAACAGAGCT from the Polyodon spathula isolate WHYD16114869_AA chromosome 28, ASM1765450v1, whole genome shotgun sequence genome contains:
- the phospho1 gene encoding probable phosphatase phospho1 isoform X1, with protein sequence MRNSMLTCCFVPPPPSGDEERAPPNMEAPLKKHLFFFDFDETIVNENSDDSVVRAAPGQTLPAWLRETRREGHYTEYMGRVLTYMGEQGVREEGFRAVIEKIPASPGIMSLFQFLKANQDLFEMVLISDANSYVIETWLSAAGLRPLFHCILTNPASFNSRGYLSLQPCHSHACPRCPANMCKRKLLGEYLAQRVEERGGRPFDRLFYAGDGANDFCPSVLLGPADTAFPRHDYPMHRLVREMQQSSPTAYGANVVPWHSGDDILHYLRKLLGR
- the phospho1 gene encoding probable phosphatase phospho1 isoform X2, whose product is MEAPLKKHLFFFDFDETIVNENSDDSVVRAAPGQTLPAWLRETRREGHYTEYMGRVLTYMGEQGVREEGFRAVIEKIPASPGIMSLFQFLKANQDLFEMVLISDANSYVIETWLSAAGLRPLFHCILTNPASFNSRGYLSLQPCHSHACPRCPANMCKRKLLGEYLAQRVEERGGRPFDRLFYAGDGANDFCPSVLLGPADTAFPRHDYPMHRLVREMQQSSPTAYGANVVPWHSGDDILHYLRKLLGR